A section of the Spirosoma oryzicola genome encodes:
- a CDS encoding replication initiation protein, producing MIPIIHIFELDLLRNNMGELVHIQEPLRLLLSRNNFDLLERRVYWLILKHIKQLQILRPAEVETLPSEFPAFKIPITDLQLPNSSSEVNYSTYKRVAQRLTSRQLYLDSPAQHEFTSVVVFPMARYSRGVLTVEVNKHLVPYMIDLSKGYTKLQLQAALSLNSQYAQNLYTRLCKFLDTGIWRVSVTDLKDILDAQQYVRWSNFKQTVLARAMEEINQKTDIEVFVTEKREGRFITTLIFTIKRQSRKDNKAFDAFNEEMDMVYAQPTEELQSKATQILIQNYRFTSAQMREIVSNETLLQEFIRLDVLIQKGFIDVKTNPTRYIAGILFKKPKVAATK from the coding sequence TTGATACCGATTATTCATATTTTTGAGCTAGACTTGCTAAGGAATAACATGGGAGAACTCGTCCACATTCAAGAGCCACTCCGGCTATTATTGTCTCGAAACAATTTCGACCTGCTAGAAAGGCGAGTTTACTGGTTGATACTTAAACATATTAAGCAACTCCAGATTTTAAGGCCCGCTGAAGTCGAAACCCTTCCAAGTGAATTTCCGGCATTTAAGATTCCTATTACTGATTTACAGCTGCCTAACTCATCGTCCGAAGTAAATTATTCGACCTATAAACGGGTCGCCCAGCGACTTACTTCCCGGCAGTTGTACCTTGATTCGCCTGCTCAGCATGAGTTTACGTCGGTGGTCGTTTTTCCAATGGCTCGTTATAGCAGGGGTGTATTGACGGTTGAGGTTAATAAGCACTTGGTGCCTTATATGATCGACTTGAGCAAGGGGTATACCAAGCTCCAACTTCAGGCAGCATTGTCCCTTAATAGTCAATACGCACAGAATCTATATACCAGGCTTTGTAAGTTCCTCGATACAGGTATTTGGCGGGTTAGCGTTACGGATCTGAAAGACATTCTCGACGCCCAACAATACGTTCGCTGGTCCAACTTCAAGCAGACCGTACTGGCTCGGGCGATGGAAGAAATCAACCAGAAGACGGATATCGAAGTTTTCGTCACCGAAAAGAGAGAAGGCCGCTTTATCACCACGCTCATTTTTACAATAAAGAGGCAGTCCCGAAAAGACAACAAAGCGTTTGATGCTTTCAATGAGGAAATGGACATGGTGTATGCTCAACCAACTGAAGAACTTCAGAGTAAAGCCACTCAAATATTAATACAGAACTATCGATTCACGAGTGCCCAAATGCGAGAAATCGTTAGTAATGAAACCCTGCTGCAAGAATTTATTCGGCTTGATGTGTTAATTCAAAAAGGGTTTATTGATGTAAAGACGAACCCAACCAGATACATTGCCGGCATCTTATTCAAAAAACCGAAAGTTGCGGCCACCAAGTGA
- a CDS encoding ArdC family protein yields MQNAKASAQRGSVDLYARVTDLIVDELEKGRIPWRKRWGILKGGQVEVAQNYISKRPYTGINSVLLGCASYERPYFLTFKQATELGGNIRKGARGNLVVFWSVLEKEKEVTNSKGETKTKKVGVPLLKHYFVFNVADVEGVTIDLPELKTPDALDEVYSYNACDAVHAGYSNAPEIVHVDPARAYYSPLLDIVNMPRPTAFDCLEAYYCVLFHELIHSTGHRDRLNREELVHSDGFGGELYAKEELTAEIGACYLASSCGLNLTDHRLLTNAAAYLQNWLLALKGDKTLIFRASGQAQKAVNYVLNNVTEEVEPDTVEA; encoded by the coding sequence ATGCAGAATGCAAAGGCTTCCGCACAGCGGGGCAGTGTGGATCTATACGCCCGTGTTACTGATCTCATCGTCGACGAGCTTGAAAAAGGCCGTATCCCATGGCGCAAACGGTGGGGTATCCTGAAAGGTGGGCAGGTTGAGGTGGCTCAAAATTACATCAGCAAACGCCCCTATACGGGTATCAATAGTGTCCTTTTGGGATGCGCTAGCTATGAACGCCCGTATTTTCTGACATTCAAACAGGCAACAGAATTAGGAGGTAACATTCGCAAAGGTGCGCGGGGTAATCTTGTCGTTTTCTGGAGTGTGCTGGAGAAAGAAAAGGAGGTAACAAACAGCAAAGGCGAGACAAAAACTAAAAAGGTTGGTGTTCCGCTCCTTAAGCACTATTTTGTTTTCAATGTAGCCGACGTCGAAGGGGTAACTATTGATTTGCCAGAGTTGAAAACACCTGATGCCCTTGACGAAGTGTATAGCTACAATGCCTGTGATGCCGTACATGCAGGTTATTCAAATGCGCCCGAAATTGTGCATGTTGATCCCGCCCGTGCCTATTACAGCCCGTTGCTCGATATTGTCAATATGCCCCGCCCTACTGCTTTCGATTGCCTGGAAGCTTATTACTGCGTTTTGTTTCATGAACTGATTCACTCGACTGGCCACCGCGACCGCTTGAACCGGGAGGAGTTGGTTCATTCTGACGGGTTTGGTGGGGAGTTATACGCCAAAGAAGAATTAACAGCCGAAATTGGAGCCTGTTATCTGGCCAGCAGTTGCGGCCTTAACCTGACAGATCACCGGCTTTTGACCAATGCAGCCGCGTACCTGCAAAATTGGCTGTTGGCTTTGAAAGGCGACAAAACGCTAATTTTCCGGGCATCGGGCCAGGCTCAGAAAGCGGTCAATTATGTGTTAAATAACGTAACTGAAGAAGTCGAGCCGGATACTGTAGAGGCCTAA
- a CDS encoding vitamin K epoxide reductase family protein — protein MGNPFRVSDDNVINTLYRLLQTLNAKVTRKTLREKILQHPDFPSLLSMSEVLSSWNIDNAALQLHTVEQLREIPLPFVTQLKNKGGWYILVNQIHDEYIQYTDSEQGDITLLISDFEEKWTGIVLLAETDEQSGEVDYNIKRQKERLSSLREPFLLVGILLVLFAILIIGRSSYSASDWLLLFTKISGLFLTGLLTAKELGSKNDLTDRICRINAKTSCENVLNSPAAKLWGWLSWSDLGLLYFAGGLFTLAFIDSQPTIRPLLNGIALIAMPYIIFSIYYQAYYVRQWCVLCLCVQVVFAIEGLLALYQVSNLPNVVQPYCVLLISFLLPTLAWVTIKPLLKKQFQSRRMYEELVALKRNPAIFRTLLIQQQKAPPIPVNLHPIKLGSSDAETKITVVINPYCGSCSKVHKELEQLVLHNQNVGVTFIFSSDSEFNPAAQVAMHLLALVKQGSVAIDALTDWYNQKDKDYNAWVKRFPVEEHQSEQTVTWQAHRQWCHDASIMATPTIYINNYKIPEMYEIENLQWMLSRTESDNVLEVNT, from the coding sequence ATGGGTAACCCGTTTAGAGTTTCAGACGATAATGTCATTAATACATTGTATCGCCTGTTACAAACCTTGAATGCAAAGGTAACTCGGAAGACGCTGCGGGAAAAAATACTACAACACCCCGATTTTCCCAGTCTACTTAGTATGAGTGAAGTCCTATCAAGTTGGAACATTGACAATGCTGCACTTCAGCTACATACAGTTGAGCAACTCCGTGAAATTCCTTTGCCGTTTGTCACCCAGCTTAAGAATAAAGGTGGATGGTACATTCTAGTGAATCAAATTCATGATGAATACATACAATACACGGATAGTGAGCAGGGAGACATAACTCTGTTAATAAGCGATTTTGAAGAAAAGTGGACTGGTATAGTACTTTTAGCAGAAACCGATGAGCAATCTGGCGAGGTTGATTATAACATAAAACGTCAGAAGGAACGTCTAAGTAGTTTGCGTGAACCGTTTTTGTTGGTAGGGATACTACTTGTCTTATTCGCCATCTTAATAATTGGGAGAAGTAGCTACTCAGCTTCTGATTGGTTGCTTCTTTTTACAAAAATTTCTGGTTTATTCTTAACCGGTCTGTTGACAGCGAAAGAATTAGGTAGTAAAAATGACTTGACAGACCGAATATGTCGTATAAATGCTAAAACTAGCTGTGAGAATGTACTAAACTCACCAGCCGCAAAGCTTTGGGGGTGGCTAAGCTGGTCTGATTTAGGTTTACTTTACTTCGCAGGTGGTTTGTTTACGTTGGCCTTCATAGATAGTCAGCCAACTATACGGCCTCTATTAAATGGTATTGCTTTGATAGCTATGCCCTATATCATTTTCTCTATTTATTATCAAGCTTACTATGTACGACAATGGTGCGTATTATGCCTATGTGTACAGGTAGTTTTTGCTATTGAAGGATTATTAGCTTTATATCAAGTAAGTAACTTACCTAATGTTGTTCAGCCATATTGTGTGCTTCTAATTAGCTTTCTTTTGCCAACTCTTGCATGGGTAACTATTAAGCCTTTACTGAAAAAGCAATTCCAGAGCCGTCGAATGTATGAAGAACTAGTGGCCTTAAAACGGAATCCAGCGATATTCAGAACCTTATTAATTCAACAACAGAAAGCACCACCAATACCTGTCAATCTTCACCCTATTAAACTTGGAAGTTCTGATGCCGAGACCAAGATTACAGTTGTGATTAATCCATACTGCGGCTCATGTTCCAAGGTACATAAGGAATTAGAACAACTGGTACTTCACAATCAAAATGTTGGAGTGACTTTCATTTTTTCTAGTGATAGTGAGTTTAATCCAGCCGCTCAGGTTGCAATGCATTTGTTAGCCTTGGTCAAACAAGGGAGTGTAGCTATTGATGCGCTTACAGATTGGTATAATCAAAAAGACAAAGATTATAACGCTTGGGTTAAACGCTTTCCCGTTGAGGAACATCAATCAGAGCAAACCGTTACATGGCAAGCACATAGACAGTGGTGCCATGATGCTAGTATAATGGCAACACCGACCATTTATATTAACAACTATAAAATTCCAGAAATGTATGAGATAGAAAATTTACAGTGGATGCTAAGCAGGACTGAATCCGATAATGTACTCGAAGTAAACACATGA
- a CDS encoding tyrosine-type recombinase/integrase, with amino-acid sequence MAQLIKMAGLQLSTPNNTQEIGQALNRYSVSQLIAYFAKDLPPASNYPRHAKAYVIYCLKNSFSIDGFSYSRYTAELPPNRVSPIRRFLLFYQKMGSPLILPDPKRVSISPAANDLILRFIRDAKNLRGDQSKDTYTKALNAFFLFMDSQVQAGQSASLSGRTVSDFVDQLKANAYSAFTINLYLSAIKQLSAWCVRKRAELTLDDTQLNALRDIDAVRGLAIERTFYKDSLDSDERDQLLTGIESARDGAILALLSLEGLRTVEVTRLRLGDIDFDRRQLKVLGKGRYTKKAIKLFGSCSVFLQAYLEEKGQWPIAASQHARFVFEDLKTYQIRYIVDKYLRQLGLKREGMSAHSLRHTVGQLLLENGVSLEHVQQHLRHETIETTQFYTKKQTMKSYLQQMPD; translated from the coding sequence ATGGCTCAATTGATTAAAATGGCAGGACTTCAACTGAGTACACCCAATAATACCCAAGAGATCGGACAAGCGCTAAATCGCTATTCGGTCAGCCAACTTATTGCTTACTTTGCAAAAGATTTGCCCCCAGCCAGTAATTACCCAAGGCACGCGAAAGCCTACGTTATATACTGTCTGAAAAATAGCTTCTCCATCGATGGCTTCAGCTATTCCCGCTATACAGCAGAGCTCCCGCCAAATCGAGTTTCGCCCATCCGCCGATTCCTGTTGTTTTACCAAAAGATGGGAAGCCCTCTGATCCTGCCTGACCCCAAACGAGTGTCGATCTCACCGGCAGCTAACGACTTAATTCTTCGCTTTATTCGGGATGCCAAAAATCTTCGGGGCGATCAGTCAAAGGATACCTATACAAAAGCCCTGAATGCCTTCTTTTTATTTATGGATAGCCAGGTGCAGGCAGGACAGTCTGCCTCCCTGAGTGGCCGAACAGTCAGCGATTTCGTCGACCAACTGAAAGCGAATGCTTACTCGGCCTTTACGATCAATCTGTACCTATCAGCCATCAAGCAACTCTCGGCTTGGTGCGTTCGTAAGCGGGCTGAATTGACCTTAGATGACACGCAGCTCAATGCCCTGCGTGATATTGATGCTGTTCGAGGCTTGGCGATTGAGCGAACTTTTTACAAAGACAGCCTGGATAGTGATGAGCGTGATCAGTTACTTACAGGCATTGAGTCAGCACGAGATGGCGCGATTCTAGCCTTACTGAGCCTGGAAGGGCTCCGCACAGTCGAAGTGACCCGGCTAAGGCTGGGCGATATTGATTTTGACCGACGCCAGTTGAAAGTCCTGGGTAAAGGGAGGTATACTAAAAAGGCCATTAAACTCTTCGGGTCTTGCAGCGTGTTTTTACAGGCATATCTGGAAGAAAAAGGGCAGTGGCCTATTGCCGCGAGCCAGCACGCCAGGTTTGTTTTTGAGGACTTAAAAACTTATCAGATTCGGTATATTGTTGATAAGTATTTACGGCAACTGGGCTTAAAACGGGAAGGCATGTCCGCCCACAGTTTACGCCATACGGTAGGCCAATTATTGCTGGAAAACGGGGTGAGCTTAGAACATGTTCAGCAGCATCTTCGCCATGAAACAATTGAAACCACTCAATTTTATACGAAGAAACAGACGATGAAGTCTTATTTACAGCAGATGCCTGACTGA
- a CDS encoding glycosyltransferase — protein sequence MKTALFIMLPVPSHYNACFGFADQLRKQGYRVVFSGTEDLRKHVEVQGFEFAVMWCLEEYLVNNWRTALGFFLKSVINKKLLLLRYREFLQAIYEVRELCRFFNPNEIFIDQHLNHYFYLLHDDYKRITLINTKLPTRREEGIPPLSYSKPFKNNFIYSLFARVLWSIFLFKRKAFLLLKKIVFWGADDQFFLKRFAIRHGIDTRLFRRQDNALYESIKCVSIVHVRPQFLEYDWYKPDKYEKFIYYPYKNRNATSIKSTEIWPIIRALQEDKSIKKPYLIYASLGTLSGLNKAVALSFLHKLITAVEKIANTYLILSAGEMYPNVIDRHNNKISVQRYVPQTELLPYCDMMVTHAGMNSICECLTAGIPMLAYPLNIQSDQAGNAARIVVKGWGLRGNLRKDTEQILRKKIVTLLNNPTYRHNISQINLRPVTDWYPTADLVKSQ from the coding sequence ATGAAAACGGCACTTTTTATTATGCTTCCAGTTCCAAGCCATTATAATGCCTGTTTTGGCTTTGCTGATCAATTGCGGAAGCAAGGATACCGAGTAGTGTTTTCAGGCACAGAAGATCTACGAAAACATGTGGAAGTACAGGGTTTTGAGTTTGCCGTAATGTGGTGTTTGGAAGAATATTTAGTTAATAACTGGCGAACAGCATTAGGTTTCTTTTTGAAAAGTGTAATTAATAAAAAACTCCTGTTGCTTCGTTACCGAGAATTTCTTCAAGCAATATATGAGGTCCGTGAACTTTGCCGTTTTTTTAACCCTAATGAGATTTTTATTGATCAGCATTTGAATCATTATTTCTATTTACTTCATGACGATTATAAAAGAATTACATTAATCAATACAAAACTGCCAACCCGCCGTGAAGAAGGAATACCTCCTTTGTCTTATAGCAAGCCTTTTAAAAATAATTTTATTTATAGCCTATTTGCAAGAGTATTATGGTCGATTTTTTTATTCAAGCGTAAAGCGTTTCTACTGCTAAAAAAGATTGTTTTTTGGGGGGCAGATGATCAGTTTTTCTTAAAACGATTTGCTATAAGACATGGTATTGATACTAGACTATTTCGTCGGCAGGACAATGCCCTCTACGAAAGTATAAAATGTGTATCAATTGTTCATGTACGGCCTCAGTTTTTAGAATATGATTGGTATAAACCAGATAAATATGAAAAATTCATCTACTACCCTTACAAAAACCGAAATGCAACCTCAATAAAATCTACCGAAATCTGGCCTATTATTCGGGCTTTACAGGAAGATAAAAGTATAAAGAAACCGTATTTAATCTATGCATCTTTAGGGACATTAAGTGGATTAAACAAGGCCGTTGCACTATCTTTTTTGCATAAACTGATTACTGCTGTTGAAAAAATAGCAAATACATACCTCATTCTATCAGCCGGTGAAATGTATCCAAATGTAATTGATCGGCACAATAACAAAATATCTGTCCAGCGTTATGTACCTCAAACCGAGTTATTACCCTATTGTGATATGATGGTAACTCACGCTGGAATGAATTCAATATGTGAATGTTTAACAGCTGGAATACCAATGTTGGCTTATCCATTAAATATTCAAAGCGACCAAGCAGGCAATGCTGCTCGAATAGTAGTAAAAGGATGGGGATTGAGGGGGAATTTACGAAAAGATACAGAGCAAATATTAAGAAAGAAAATAGTCACCTTATTGAATAATCCGACTTATCGCCACAATATTAGTCAGATTAATTTGAGACCAGTCACGGATTGGTATCCAACAGCGGATTTAGTCAAATCACAATAA
- a CDS encoding peptidase domain-containing ABC transporter, producing the protein MSFPHFTQLDQMDCGPTCLRMVAKHYGRFFTAQSLREKSQIGKEGVSMLGISEAAEAIGFRTMGVKISFDKLAAEAPLPCIIHWDQNHFVVVYDIKGTGNSWMNRTIGGKSPLDSGLHNSLQPQPFINEFQVDKEKIIFPSGGWPAETPPAERKQRQQRQSTVFIADPGKGLVSYLAEEFCQHWLSDQKEGTQEGVVLLLEPTPAFFEQQDETVTSYNFEQVLAYLWQYKLLLMQLALGLIVGSGLQLLFPFLTQSVVDIGVNTDNIPFLYMVLGAQLMLMAGRLSVEFIRSWILLHISTRVNLNILSDFLIKLMKLPVSFFDSKQFGDIMQRIGDHHRIESFLTGQTMSVLFSLFNLLVFGAVLAIYDLSIFLIFIGSSVLYIGWVILFLRQRRKLDYKRFDVASKNQSSLVQLIQGMQEIKLAGAERPMRWAWERLQARLFKLQMRGLALSQYQQAGAFGINEGKNIFITFLAARAVIEGQLTLGAMLAMQQIVGQLNGPIEQLIGFVQSLQDAKISLERLNEIHTLVDEEPVDAQLATTIPKASGLHLKNISFQYPGAGNEPVLENIDLSILPKKTTAIVGMSGSGKTTLLKLLLRFYKPNKGEIRLGEMGLHNISHSHWRSQCGVVMQDGFIFSDTIARNIAVGVERIDAERLEQAVHMANLQTFIDSLPSGLHTKIGTEGNGISQGQQQRILIARAVYKDPQYIFFDEATNSLDANNEAVIIQNLNDFFHSRTVVIVAHRLSTVIHADQIVVLDKGRISEIGTHASLIAKRGGYWQLVKNQLELSL; encoded by the coding sequence ATGAGTTTTCCACACTTCACACAGCTTGACCAGATGGACTGTGGGCCAACCTGCCTGCGCATGGTAGCGAAGCACTATGGACGATTTTTCACTGCACAGTCGTTACGGGAGAAATCGCAGATCGGAAAGGAAGGTGTTTCCATGCTTGGTATTTCGGAAGCCGCCGAAGCTATTGGATTTAGGACAATGGGCGTGAAGATTTCCTTTGATAAATTAGCTGCCGAAGCTCCGTTACCTTGCATTATCCATTGGGACCAAAATCACTTTGTGGTAGTTTATGACATCAAAGGAACGGGTAATAGCTGGATGAATCGCACTATAGGAGGAAAGTCACCCTTAGATAGTGGTCTTCATAATTCCCTTCAGCCGCAACCGTTTATTAATGAGTTTCAGGTTGACAAAGAAAAAATCATCTTTCCGTCGGGCGGCTGGCCAGCAGAAACACCACCGGCGGAGCGTAAGCAGCGTCAACAACGGCAGAGTACAGTTTTTATAGCTGATCCGGGCAAAGGGCTAGTATCGTATTTGGCAGAGGAGTTTTGCCAGCACTGGCTGTCAGACCAAAAAGAAGGGACCCAAGAGGGGGTTGTGTTGCTGCTGGAGCCAACCCCGGCTTTTTTTGAGCAGCAAGATGAAACGGTTACCTCCTATAATTTTGAGCAGGTACTGGCCTATTTGTGGCAGTACAAACTGTTATTGATGCAATTGGCTTTAGGATTGATCGTTGGAAGCGGGCTTCAACTGCTGTTTCCGTTCCTAACGCAGTCGGTAGTGGATATCGGAGTCAATACTGACAATATCCCCTTTTTATACATGGTGTTGGGGGCGCAACTAATGTTGATGGCCGGGCGACTGTCGGTGGAGTTTATTCGTAGCTGGATTCTCTTGCATATCAGCACAAGGGTCAACCTAAACATCCTGTCCGATTTTCTAATAAAGTTAATGAAACTACCTGTGTCGTTTTTCGACAGCAAGCAGTTCGGCGACATCATGCAACGCATTGGTGATCATCACCGTATCGAGAGTTTTTTAACTGGCCAAACAATGTCGGTGCTGTTTTCGCTGTTTAACTTACTCGTTTTTGGGGCGGTGCTAGCCATATATGATTTGAGCATCTTCCTTATTTTCATAGGGTCGAGTGTGCTCTACATCGGCTGGGTAATACTGTTTCTGCGCCAACGCCGGAAACTAGATTACAAGCGGTTCGATGTAGCGTCCAAAAATCAAAGCAGCTTAGTCCAGCTCATTCAGGGTATGCAGGAAATAAAGCTGGCTGGTGCTGAGCGGCCCATGCGGTGGGCATGGGAGCGACTCCAGGCACGGCTGTTCAAGCTTCAAATGCGCGGGCTGGCCCTGAGCCAATACCAGCAGGCGGGGGCGTTTGGTATTAACGAGGGCAAAAACATCTTTATCACCTTTTTGGCAGCACGGGCCGTTATCGAGGGGCAACTTACGCTGGGCGCAATGCTAGCCATGCAGCAAATCGTGGGTCAACTCAATGGCCCCATCGAGCAGTTGATAGGCTTTGTGCAGAGTTTGCAGGATGCCAAAATCAGTCTGGAGCGACTTAACGAAATTCATACGTTGGTCGATGAAGAACCGGTAGACGCTCAGTTGGCTACTACAATACCCAAAGCGAGTGGGCTTCATCTTAAAAATATAAGCTTCCAGTACCCTGGTGCGGGCAATGAGCCGGTGCTAGAGAACATCGACCTGTCTATTCTGCCGAAAAAAACCACCGCCATCGTTGGCATGAGCGGCAGCGGCAAAACCACTTTGCTCAAACTTCTGCTCCGCTTCTACAAACCCAACAAAGGAGAAATCAGGTTAGGAGAAATGGGATTACACAACATAAGCCACTCCCATTGGCGCAGCCAATGCGGGGTGGTTATGCAGGATGGATTTATTTTCTCTGACACCATAGCCCGCAACATTGCCGTAGGAGTAGAGCGCATTGACGCAGAACGACTGGAGCAGGCTGTTCACATGGCTAATTTACAGACATTTATCGACTCACTACCGTCGGGATTGCATACCAAAATAGGAACAGAAGGTAATGGTATTAGTCAGGGGCAACAGCAGCGGATTCTTATTGCAAGGGCCGTCTACAAAGATCCGCAGTACATATTTTTCGATGAAGCTACCAACTCGCTGGATGCCAACAACGAAGCGGTCATTATTCAGAATCTGAACGATTTTTTTCATAGTAGAACAGTAGTGATAGTCGCCCACCGGCTCAGCACTGTTATCCACGCCGATCAGATTGTAGTTTTAGACAAAGGTCGCATCAGCGAAATAGGTACCCATGCTTCATTGATTGCCAAGCGGGGGGGATACTGGCAGTTAGTGAAGAACCAATTGGAATTAAGCCTATGA
- a CDS encoding lipocalin family protein: MIRLTVLGACKLLCLVLLAGCSKEDAGPAINAAQVVGSWQITKITADPAVTSPTYGTTTDVLQLYQQNIGKDCVGPTRYEFAADGALHLTTSTDCQNKLNSLFGFTAANWHTTGRQLRVEGNYDALSYTVSEQSPQTMVWQRTEYNSPYDGKTHLYTITLSKR; encoded by the coding sequence ATGATACGATTAACGGTACTAGGAGCCTGCAAGCTGCTGTGTTTGGTTCTGCTAGCTGGTTGTTCAAAAGAGGATGCTGGGCCAGCCATTAACGCGGCACAAGTAGTCGGAAGTTGGCAAATCACCAAGATTACAGCCGATCCTGCGGTTACCTCTCCCACCTATGGGACTACCACAGATGTTCTCCAGCTATATCAGCAAAATATTGGTAAAGATTGTGTCGGCCCAACCCGTTATGAATTCGCGGCCGACGGAGCCTTACACCTAACAACCTCGACTGATTGCCAGAATAAGTTAAACAGCCTTTTTGGATTTACCGCGGCCAATTGGCATACAACCGGTAGGCAACTTCGCGTAGAGGGTAATTATGATGCGTTGTCCTACACTGTGTCGGAACAAAGTCCGCAGACTATGGTGTGGCAACGAACAGAGTACAATTCTCCTTATGACGGGAAAACACATTTGTACACGATCACACTGTCGAAACGGTAA
- a CDS encoding glycosyltransferase family 2 protein has protein sequence MFNRFFAPKKTYSDNKNGLVTVILTVWKRHHLEEQIEAIINQTEQPYQVWVYQCGDHVNINKIKKKFNNIQYINSSVDLKYFGRFSLALHVKSEYVWILDDDVIPSTNWLEDCRKMCENRNSIISSAGRIISYQKNEDGLQITDLRRFLVGDGCTEKHYNFNENDTEADFGCNNWLFKTEWIYLFWKIKPYTLENAEDIHLSATCKILANIPTIIPAQSEFTSCGNLKKYYGHDEVASWKKINFQKARIEAINYLINEHGWEILQKNIQPSKQ, from the coding sequence ATGTTTAATAGGTTTTTTGCCCCAAAAAAAACGTATAGTGATAATAAAAACGGACTTGTTACTGTCATTCTAACTGTATGGAAAAGGCACCACTTAGAAGAGCAAATTGAAGCTATTATCAATCAAACGGAACAGCCGTATCAGGTATGGGTATATCAATGTGGGGACCATGTTAATATAAACAAAATAAAAAAAAAGTTCAATAATATTCAATATATAAATTCCTCAGTCGATTTAAAATACTTTGGTAGGTTTTCTTTAGCTTTACATGTAAAGTCTGAGTATGTATGGATACTTGACGATGATGTTATTCCATCAACAAACTGGCTGGAAGATTGTAGAAAGATGTGCGAAAACAGAAATTCTATTATTTCAAGTGCAGGTCGAATTATTTCTTATCAAAAGAATGAAGACGGTTTACAAATAACTGACTTGCGAAGATTTTTAGTGGGTGATGGATGTACCGAGAAACATTACAATTTTAATGAAAATGATACGGAAGCAGATTTTGGATGTAATAACTGGCTCTTCAAAACTGAATGGATATATTTATTCTGGAAAATTAAACCGTACACGTTAGAAAATGCAGAGGATATTCATTTATCTGCAACGTGCAAAATATTAGCTAATATACCGACAATTATACCTGCGCAGAGTGAATTTACATCGTGTGGTAATTTAAAAAAATATTACGGCCATGATGAAGTTGCTTCTTGGAAGAAGATAAACTTTCAAAAAGCAAGAATAGAGGCTATAAATTACCTGATAAATGAACACGGTTGGGAAATACTGCAAAAAAATATACAACCTTCTAAGCAATGA